The following coding sequences are from one Capsicum annuum cultivar UCD-10X-F1 chromosome 3, UCD10Xv1.1, whole genome shotgun sequence window:
- the LOC107863745 gene encoding uncharacterized protein LOC107863745 — MSRDLQSRRPLSEIQLPNIINSSSSSNILRDEPERCSNKEQAAEIRTPGTPQNLIPKILSCPPAPKKPKRVISCKRKLLGELEFFDVAAKEEVDSFFKSVDENSKPCGANSNKKRRCLL; from the coding sequence ATGTCCAGAGATCTACAATCCCGTCGACCTCTTTCGGAAATTCAGTTACCAAACATTATCAATTCATCGTCGTCTTCAAACATCTTAAGAGATGAGCCAGAAAGATGTAGTAATAAGGAACAAGCTGCAGAAATCAGAACCCCAGGAACTCCTCAGAATTTGATCCCCAAAATTCTCAGCTGTCCACCTGCCCCTAAGAAGCCCAAAAGGGTCATCTCATGTAAAAGGAAATTACTTGGCGAGTTGGAGTTTTTCGATGTGGCGGCAAAAGAGGAAGTAGATTCCTTCTTCAAATCTGTTGATGAGAATTCTAAACCATGTGGGGCTAACAGTAACAAGAAGAGAAGGTGTCTTCTGTAA